Proteins encoded within one genomic window of Phycisphaerae bacterium:
- a CDS encoding type II toxin-antitoxin system prevent-host-death family antitoxin translates to MITVGSYQAKTHLPRLLTQVSRGEQVTITRHGIPIAMLVPVSSSPHQKNITEAIAAIRSFRKGRHVSVAEIRAAIEEGRP, encoded by the coding sequence GTGATTACCGTGGGTTCATACCAAGCCAAAACCCACCTGCCCAGGCTCCTGACGCAGGTTTCCAGGGGCGAGCAGGTTACCATCACCAGGCATGGTATCCCGATCGCGATGCTTGTGCCGGTGTCCTCGTCGCCTCACCAGAAGAACATCACTGAGGCAATTGCGGCCATTCGATCGTTCCGCAAGGGGCGCCACGTCAGCGTCGCGGAGATCCGGGCAGCGATCGAAGAGGGGCGGCCGTGA
- a CDS encoding Dabb family protein → MRTLALTIGTALFATALGCSHEKGAFQTSEVTAASSPKVLRHVVLFKYKDDAKPDQVQASVDAFRALPGKINLIRAFEWGTNVSPEHLDQGYTHVYFLTFTSAADRDAYLVHPAHKEFGASLGPVLDKVAVVDYWTRQ, encoded by the coding sequence ATGAGAACGCTGGCACTGACCATTGGCACCGCGTTGTTCGCGACCGCTTTGGGCTGCTCACATGAGAAGGGCGCCTTCCAGACCTCCGAGGTCACGGCCGCCAGCTCCCCCAAGGTGCTGCGCCACGTGGTGCTGTTCAAGTACAAGGATGACGCCAAGCCCGACCAGGTCCAAGCTTCGGTCGATGCATTCCGGGCACTGCCGGGCAAGATCAACCTCATCCGAGCTTTCGAGTGGGGCACCAACGTCAGCCCGGAACACCTGGACCAGGGCTACACCCATGTCTACTTCCTGACCTTCACCAGCGCCGCCGATCGCGACGCCTACCTTGTCCACCCCGCTCACAAAGAGTTCGGCGCGTCGCTGGGCCCCGTGCTGGACAAGGTCGCGGTCGTGGACTACTGGACCCGGCAGTAG
- a CDS encoding type II toxin-antitoxin system VapC family toxin, with the protein MRLVVHCSVSMAWFLDESSVLAEATLAALEHMEAIVPCVWPLEMANSLAVHEREGRLTAADVTRALDLIRKLSIAIEEETSGGAVGEILALARTHQLSAYEASYLELAMRAGLKLATLDTGLREAAVRAGVKLFQP; encoded by the coding sequence ATGCGTTTGGTGGTCCACTGCTCGGTCTCAATGGCGTGGTTCCTCGACGAAAGCTCAGTGTTGGCCGAGGCCACCCTCGCGGCTCTGGAGCACATGGAAGCCATCGTTCCATGCGTGTGGCCGCTCGAGATGGCGAACAGCCTCGCGGTGCACGAACGCGAGGGACGGCTCACAGCGGCGGATGTGACTCGGGCCCTGGATCTGATCCGCAAGTTGTCCATCGCCATCGAGGAGGAGACATCCGGGGGCGCGGTCGGGGAAATCCTGGCCTTGGCCCGAACACACCAACTCTCCGCCTACGAAGCGTCCTACCTGGAGCTCGCCATGCGCGCGGGATTGAAGTTGGCCACGCTCGACACAGGTCTCCGGGAGGCGGCCGTTCGCGCGGGCGTAAAACTGTTCCAACCATGA
- the folP gene encoding dihydropteroate synthase codes for MRDHARPIPLRGKPLVPGSGPFIFGILNVTPDSFSDGGRFMTPAAAVDAGCRMADEGADAIDVGGESTRPGSAPVPPDEQIRRACPVIEELTRRLTGADAPAISIDTRLASVARPALDAGATIVNDISACRDPEMGPLIAARGAGIILMHMKGTPANMQADPTYVDVVEEIRSFLQDRMARALAAGIPPERIILDPGIGIGFGKTTNHNLMILRNLKRFLGLGVPVLVGPSRKRFIGEVLRLPSPADRLYGTLATVAACALAGVECVRVHDVAPARQVADLVAAIQRAGAGLDSSKTPR; via the coding sequence ATGCGCGATCACGCCCGCCCCATCCCGCTCAGAGGCAAACCCTTGGTTCCGGGAAGCGGCCCGTTCATCTTCGGAATCCTCAATGTCACCCCCGACTCCTTCAGCGACGGGGGGCGTTTCATGACCCCTGCAGCCGCCGTCGATGCCGGCTGCAGGATGGCCGACGAGGGCGCCGACGCCATCGATGTCGGCGGCGAATCCACCCGACCTGGCAGCGCACCCGTCCCACCCGATGAGCAAATCCGTAGGGCGTGCCCCGTGATCGAGGAACTCACACGACGGCTCACCGGGGCCGATGCTCCCGCCATCTCCATCGACACCCGACTGGCCTCCGTAGCCCGCCCCGCCCTGGACGCCGGGGCGACGATCGTCAACGACATCTCCGCTTGCCGCGATCCCGAGATGGGGCCCCTGATCGCCGCCCGCGGTGCGGGCATCATCCTGATGCACATGAAAGGCACACCCGCCAACATGCAGGCCGACCCCACCTACGTGGACGTGGTCGAGGAAATCCGGTCCTTCCTCCAGGACCGGATGGCACGGGCGTTGGCGGCCGGGATACCTCCGGAGCGGATCATCCTCGACCCAGGCATCGGCATCGGCTTCGGGAAGACAACCAATCACAACCTAATGATTTTAAGAAACTTAAAGCGATTCCTAGGTCTGGGAGTTCCTGTCCTGGTCGGCCCCTCAAGGAAACGGTTCATCGGCGAAGTGCTACGCCTGCCCTCCCCCGCAGACCGCCTGTATGGCACCTTGGCAACCGTAGCCGCCTGCGCCCTGGCCGGCGTGGAGTGCGTCCGGGTCCACGACGTCGCCCCAGCCCGACAAGTGGCCGACCTGGTAGCGGCCATCCAGCGAGCCGGAGCCGGCTTGGACAGCAGCAAAACACCCCGTTAG
- a CDS encoding heparinase II/III family protein — protein MRGLILTFCLLSVPPLDASAAEDWLIPRSHPRLLLGRDDLARLRVHCGISQYAGDPVARSPGLVFGSQRDVLERLTTIGSDIMMGRARSDDLWVPAVLHLVTGKLDRADVYTDYVVRQLLDPERRRLELDAVIALDYCWDAIKPEHQGHIVARMTPFIEPIRPGDSPLNPILFERRLASLAAAIVLTDERVTEKDASLAAKIKTVMSIARSYLEGDLVSFCKQRGVMPTSGGQGVFEEAQIVLAAEIWRTGAGRSIWPELANNAGRAMEPYFYADTGSPALNHGFIHDEGTVIPRRPGEVYRGFVPAVPWVIARVLEDPIATWYANRAFPPLGVKLPPEAERYRWAQILYGPANQPEAARRACPLGRDFGGGWVTMRSGWMPGDTVVLFDTGQPLWQARQHADAGQFQIYRKHRLAIDSGDDVTFNAVPTKGGKTLIGGERADWDLYYAATIAHNCITVAERFPTLDKYDRNRPAMGNQRYVTRDFDMATEDITKTTRHTGTLLAFETNSFYSYAAADLTPAYPAEAVKSFERRLLFLPDGALLVLDRLQTVRAGALKTWHLQLPARPRLVGGAPTPESSPEPDTGDRKELEQVHQLHGLDARAGIWEPGDLEPWLEITHGEGRLFVKTLLPADARRRVVGGPMEARTIVSGSSAGTSYYGGSPQGYEHRLWPAFILRAPNAAYTLGMPTGLGSNFGVGATWGRLDVTPAGNSNEVVFLHLLIPTDRSIDLPPAAVFKEESGIAILEMPLNDHDCRVDLNLGAGRPGRVILIDRAGRKIAFEKELADRVLPNPSIPGASR, from the coding sequence ATGCGAGGCCTCATCCTGACATTCTGTCTCTTGTCCGTGCCCCCCCTCGATGCCTCGGCGGCGGAGGACTGGCTGATCCCTCGTTCCCACCCCAGGCTTCTCCTCGGGCGAGACGATCTCGCCCGGCTGCGGGTGCATTGCGGCATCAGCCAGTATGCCGGCGACCCGGTTGCCCGCTCCCCGGGGCTGGTGTTCGGCTCGCAGCGCGACGTCCTCGAGCGGCTCACCACGATCGGCAGCGACATCATGATGGGCCGGGCCCGAAGCGACGATCTGTGGGTGCCCGCGGTGCTGCACCTGGTCACCGGCAAGCTCGACCGCGCTGACGTCTACACCGACTACGTCGTGCGGCAGCTCCTCGACCCGGAGCGACGGCGGCTGGAGTTGGATGCGGTCATCGCCCTGGATTACTGCTGGGACGCGATCAAGCCGGAGCACCAAGGACATATCGTCGCCCGCATGACGCCCTTCATCGAGCCAATTCGCCCCGGCGACAGCCCCCTGAATCCCATCCTGTTTGAGCGGCGACTGGCCAGTCTGGCGGCAGCCATCGTGCTCACTGACGAGCGGGTCACCGAAAAGGACGCTTCCCTCGCAGCGAAGATCAAGACTGTGATGAGCATCGCCCGAAGCTACCTGGAGGGCGATCTGGTTAGCTTCTGCAAGCAGCGTGGGGTCATGCCGACCTCGGGCGGACAGGGCGTCTTCGAGGAAGCCCAGATTGTCCTGGCCGCAGAGATCTGGCGGACCGGCGCGGGACGATCCATCTGGCCCGAGCTGGCGAACAACGCCGGACGAGCCATGGAACCCTACTTCTACGCCGACACCGGGAGCCCAGCCCTCAACCACGGCTTCATCCACGACGAGGGCACCGTGATCCCACGCCGACCAGGCGAGGTCTATCGCGGTTTCGTGCCGGCCGTCCCCTGGGTCATCGCCCGCGTACTCGAGGACCCCATTGCCACCTGGTACGCCAATCGCGCCTTCCCACCGTTGGGCGTCAAACTCCCACCCGAGGCGGAACGCTACCGCTGGGCCCAGATCCTCTACGGACCTGCCAACCAACCGGAGGCCGCCCGCCGAGCTTGCCCGCTGGGCCGCGACTTCGGCGGTGGCTGGGTCACGATGCGCTCCGGATGGATGCCCGGCGACACCGTCGTTCTCTTCGACACCGGACAGCCCCTCTGGCAGGCTCGCCAGCACGCCGATGCCGGCCAGTTCCAGATCTACCGCAAACATCGGCTGGCCATCGACAGCGGAGACGACGTCACCTTCAATGCCGTGCCGACCAAGGGCGGCAAGACCCTCATCGGCGGCGAGCGAGCCGACTGGGACCTCTACTACGCCGCCACGATCGCCCACAACTGCATCACCGTCGCCGAACGATTCCCGACGCTCGATAAGTATGACCGCAACCGGCCGGCCATGGGCAACCAGCGCTACGTCACCCGGGACTTCGACATGGCCACCGAGGATATCACCAAGACAACACGCCATACCGGTACACTGCTGGCTTTCGAAACCAACTCGTTCTACAGTTACGCAGCAGCCGATCTAACCCCCGCCTACCCGGCCGAAGCCGTCAAGAGCTTCGAACGCCGACTGCTGTTCCTGCCGGACGGTGCCCTGCTGGTGCTGGATCGGCTGCAGACCGTGCGAGCCGGAGCCCTCAAGACCTGGCATCTCCAACTGCCCGCCCGCCCACGCCTGGTGGGCGGCGCACCCACCCCGGAGTCATCGCCCGAGCCCGACACCGGCGACCGCAAGGAACTCGAACAGGTGCACCAATTGCACGGACTCGACGCAAGAGCTGGTATCTGGGAACCCGGCGATCTCGAACCGTGGCTTGAAATCACCCACGGAGAGGGCCGGCTGTTCGTCAAAACACTCCTGCCGGCCGACGCCAGGCGGCGAGTCGTCGGCGGCCCCATGGAGGCCCGCACCATCGTCAGCGGCTCGTCAGCCGGCACAAGCTACTACGGCGGTAGTCCTCAGGGTTACGAGCACCGCCTCTGGCCGGCTTTCATCCTCAGGGCACCCAATGCCGCCTACACGCTCGGAATGCCCACCGGCTTGGGATCCAACTTCGGCGTCGGTGCGACCTGGGGACGCCTCGATGTCACCCCGGCGGGCAACAGCAACGAGGTAGTGTTCCTGCATCTGCTCATTCCCACCGATCGCTCGATCGACCTCCCGCCAGCAGCGGTGTTCAAGGAGGAGTCCGGCATCGCAATCCTCGAGATGCCACTGAACGACCACGACTGCCGCGTTGACCTCAACCTCGGCGCCGGACGGCCGGGACGTGTCATCCTCATCGATCGAGCCGGCAGGAAGATCGCCTTCGAGAAGGAACTGGCCGACAGGGTGCTGCCAAACCCATCCATCCCCGGCGCCAGCAGGTAG